In Saccharicrinis fermentans DSM 9555 = JCM 21142, a genomic segment contains:
- the bglX gene encoding beta-glucosidase BglX, whose amino-acid sequence MKSIMHIFKAQRLVVVLAMVMLISVTLCSCQDQAPTFKSYSGDRLIEAKVDSLLRLMTLDEKIGQMNQYSGNFAATGVVNDNKSGEYLKKGMIGSTFNVFGAKHLRMLQEQNMKYSRLKIPMLFAADVIHGLETTFPIPLAEACSWDLGLMEQTARIAAEEATASGVAWNFAPMIDVSRDPRWGRVMEGAGEDPYYGSLVARARVKGFQGIDDYSDLSKPNTMIACAKHFVAYGAAQAGRDYHSVDVSLRSLQEVYFPPFEAAVDQGVGSFMTAFNDLNGVPCTANKYLYSDILRHKWNFGGIVVTDYTAIKELINHGVAKDLKEGAELAIDAGIDMDMISEAFVSHLKELVEEGKVDEKQIDLAVSRILEMKFLLGLFDDPYLYFDEEREKQVLLNDAYLQVAQKAAQRSIVLLKNEHHILPLKKDVAKKVALIGPFVHERNSLNGEWAIKGNRERSITLKEGLDEKYSNSPVSFLYAKGVSLPEINPNTRQVYAAKETDRSGFSEAIKIAQKSDVILVAMGEEYNWSGEAASRTNITLPGEQRSLLKELKKIGKPMVLVLFNGRPLDLSWEAENMDAIVEAWYPGMMAGHAVADVLSGDYNPSAKLVMSFPRNVGQIPVYYSTKSTGRPFNEAVPSDYTSSYIDVSNSPLYPFGYGLSYTRFDISDVKLDKDVLNSGESLTISATVTNSGSVFGEEVVQLYLRDVYASVTRPLKELNPHCS is encoded by the coding sequence ATGAAGAGTATAATGCATATTTTTAAGGCACAGAGGCTTGTTGTTGTTCTGGCCATGGTGATGTTGATTAGTGTGACCTTATGTTCGTGCCAGGATCAAGCTCCTACGTTTAAAAGCTATAGCGGGGATAGATTGATAGAGGCAAAGGTGGATTCGTTATTGCGTCTGATGACCTTGGATGAGAAGATTGGGCAGATGAATCAATATTCAGGAAATTTTGCAGCTACCGGAGTAGTGAATGACAATAAATCGGGTGAATATCTAAAAAAAGGAATGATAGGAAGTACGTTCAATGTTTTTGGGGCAAAGCATTTGAGGATGTTGCAGGAACAGAATATGAAATATTCGCGATTGAAAATACCAATGCTTTTTGCCGCTGATGTGATTCATGGACTTGAAACCACCTTCCCGATTCCTTTGGCAGAGGCTTGTTCGTGGGATCTGGGTTTAATGGAGCAAACAGCACGCATAGCTGCCGAAGAGGCTACGGCTTCTGGTGTGGCCTGGAACTTTGCTCCCATGATAGATGTTAGTAGAGATCCCCGGTGGGGACGTGTGATGGAAGGAGCAGGTGAAGATCCTTATTATGGTTCGCTGGTAGCTCGTGCTAGGGTCAAAGGGTTTCAGGGTATAGACGATTACTCTGATCTGTCGAAGCCCAATACCATGATTGCTTGTGCGAAGCATTTTGTTGCCTATGGAGCGGCTCAAGCAGGTAGAGATTATCATTCTGTGGATGTTTCTCTACGTAGTCTCCAGGAAGTATATTTTCCTCCTTTTGAGGCCGCTGTTGATCAGGGAGTGGGGTCTTTTATGACTGCCTTTAACGATTTGAATGGTGTACCATGTACTGCCAATAAATACCTGTATTCTGATATACTGCGTCATAAGTGGAATTTTGGTGGTATCGTGGTGACCGATTATACAGCCATCAAGGAGCTGATTAATCATGGTGTAGCTAAAGACCTAAAGGAAGGAGCTGAGTTGGCCATTGATGCAGGTATCGATATGGACATGATAAGTGAGGCTTTTGTTTCTCACCTGAAGGAGCTCGTGGAAGAAGGGAAAGTGGACGAGAAGCAGATCGATTTGGCAGTGTCTCGTATTTTGGAAATGAAATTTTTACTGGGATTATTTGATGATCCTTATCTTTATTTCGATGAAGAAAGAGAGAAGCAGGTGTTGCTAAATGACGCTTATCTTCAAGTGGCACAGAAAGCGGCCCAGCGTTCTATTGTTCTTCTGAAAAATGAACACCATATTTTACCATTGAAAAAGGATGTTGCCAAAAAAGTGGCTCTTATCGGACCTTTTGTTCATGAGCGAAATAGCTTGAATGGAGAGTGGGCTATTAAAGGAAATAGAGAGCGTTCCATTACTCTGAAAGAAGGTTTGGACGAAAAGTATTCCAATAGCCCTGTCTCGTTTTTATATGCGAAGGGTGTCTCCTTGCCTGAGATAAATCCAAATACCAGACAGGTTTATGCTGCCAAAGAGACGGATAGAAGTGGTTTTTCAGAGGCTATAAAGATAGCCCAAAAGAGTGATGTTATTTTGGTGGCTATGGGTGAAGAGTATAATTGGTCGGGTGAAGCTGCTTCTAGAACGAATATTACACTGCCTGGCGAACAACGTAGTTTATTGAAGGAGCTTAAAAAAATAGGGAAACCCATGGTGTTGGTTCTCTTTAATGGAAGGCCATTGGATTTGTCATGGGAAGCCGAAAATATGGATGCTATTGTGGAAGCGTGGTACCCGGGTATGATGGCTGGGCATGCTGTTGCCGATGTCCTTTCTGGCGATTATAATCCTTCGGCTAAATTAGTGATGTCTTTTCCTCGTAATGTAGGTCAAATACCGGTTTATTATAGTACCAAAAGTACCGGGCGTCCGTTTAATGAGGCGGTGCCCAGCGATTATACATCATCTTATATAGATGTATCAAACTCACCTTTATATCCTTTTGGATATGGGTTGAGTTATACACGGTTTGATATTTCAGATGTTAAGCTTGATAAGGATGTGTTGAATTCAGGGGAATCCTTAACGATTTCAGCTACCGTTACAAATAGTGGAAGTGTTTTTGGAGAAGAGGTGGTGCAATTGTACCTGAGGGATGTGTATGCAAGTGTAACACGACCTTTGAAGGAACTTAACCCACATTGCAGCTAA
- a CDS encoding carboxylesterase family protein has protein sequence MKKRNVIYLFLFLSFTFLSGQKSFEKKEWVFKGDTLKYQILYPQKMKDGKTYPLVLFLHGSGERGDDNEKQLTHGSELFLEEKNRSKYPAIVLFPQCPKGIMWTHRMKEKTKGGDWVFNFPLENQPTKPAFLVNQLVESLLLSGKVDKQRVYVMGLSMGGIGTLEFLARWPQKYAAANVICGGHDPALAKKYGEIPIRFFHGDRDEVVPYKYSYGVYEVLRQLNGKTRYTLYSGVNHNSWDVAFAEPDFLKWMFKIKKK, from the coding sequence ATGAAGAAGAGAAATGTGATTTATCTGTTTTTGTTTTTGTCATTTACTTTTTTGTCAGGACAAAAGAGTTTTGAGAAAAAAGAATGGGTGTTTAAGGGAGATACTTTGAAGTATCAGATCTTGTACCCGCAAAAAATGAAGGACGGGAAAACGTATCCTTTGGTTCTGTTTCTGCATGGATCAGGAGAACGGGGTGATGATAATGAAAAACAACTGACCCATGGTTCTGAGCTTTTTTTAGAAGAAAAGAACAGGAGTAAGTATCCGGCGATTGTATTATTTCCACAATGCCCCAAAGGAATAATGTGGACCCATAGGATGAAAGAAAAAACGAAGGGTGGAGACTGGGTATTTAATTTTCCTCTGGAGAATCAGCCTACTAAACCGGCCTTTCTTGTGAATCAATTGGTGGAGAGTTTATTGTTGTCTGGTAAAGTGGATAAACAAAGGGTGTATGTCATGGGATTGTCTATGGGAGGAATAGGAACGCTTGAGTTTTTAGCTCGATGGCCCCAAAAATATGCTGCTGCTAATGTTATTTGTGGAGGTCATGATCCTGCCTTGGCGAAAAAATATGGGGAGATACCTATCCGATTTTTTCATGGAGATAGAGATGAGGTGGTCCCATACAAATATTCTTATGGAGTGTACGAAGTGCTTCGACAATTGAATGGTAAAACAAGGTATACACTTTACTCGGGAGTGAACCATAATAGTTGGGATGTTGCTTTTGCAGAACCGGATTTTTTAAAGTGGATGTTTAAAATAAAGAAAAAATGA
- a CDS encoding glucoamylase family protein, producing MNICKWVLMWAVISLIACNNHSNGNRNDRKSMDKPTIYQGLTDQQLLDTIQYYTFQYFWDGAEPNSGLGRERIHLSGIYPNKDAHVVTTGGSGFGIMALLVGIERSFIGREEGVERFERIADFLEKTERFHGAWPHWIDGRTGKMVPFGQKDDGGDLVETAFLAQGLICAQEYFKNGSDREILLSKRMKALWQGIEFNWYEKSNSEVLFWHWSPNNGWEMNFPLQGYNECLVTYIIGAASPDYAINPASYHKGWARSGDIKGRVSGYGQALKIKHNGDPSAGGPLFWAHYSYLGFNPKISSDRYANYWDINVAHTLMNRGYCVQNPKGYKGYGEDLWGLTACYSIKGYQRWLDNGGRGHHDLEADALYMGYAAHSPDRDYGIIAPTAALSSFPYAPEACMKVAKNIYFKLGEKAFGKYGPYDAFSVEEDWFPETYLAIDQGPIVCMIENYRTGFLWDLFMGNNEIKQGLSLLEFNISH from the coding sequence ATGAATATATGTAAATGGGTTTTGATGTGGGCTGTTATTTCATTGATAGCTTGTAATAATCATTCAAATGGTAATCGTAATGATCGTAAGTCTATGGATAAACCTACTATTTATCAAGGACTGACCGATCAGCAATTGCTGGATACGATACAGTATTATACTTTTCAGTATTTCTGGGATGGAGCAGAGCCTAATTCAGGTTTAGGAAGAGAGCGGATTCATCTATCGGGTATTTATCCCAATAAGGATGCCCATGTGGTGACCACTGGAGGATCGGGGTTTGGAATCATGGCTTTATTGGTGGGTATTGAACGGTCTTTTATAGGCAGAGAGGAAGGTGTCGAAAGATTTGAGAGAATAGCTGATTTCTTGGAGAAAACTGAGCGTTTTCATGGGGCTTGGCCACACTGGATAGATGGTAGAACTGGTAAGATGGTGCCGTTTGGACAAAAAGACGACGGTGGAGATCTGGTCGAAACCGCCTTTTTAGCACAAGGTTTAATATGTGCGCAAGAGTATTTTAAAAACGGTTCAGATAGAGAAATATTACTGAGTAAGCGAATGAAGGCTCTGTGGCAAGGAATCGAGTTTAATTGGTATGAGAAGAGTAATAGCGAAGTGTTATTCTGGCATTGGTCTCCCAATAATGGTTGGGAAATGAATTTTCCCTTGCAAGGCTATAATGAGTGTTTGGTGACCTATATTATTGGTGCTGCCTCTCCTGATTATGCCATTAATCCTGCTTCTTACCATAAAGGATGGGCGCGTAGTGGCGATATAAAGGGAAGGGTATCCGGATATGGGCAAGCTTTAAAGATAAAACATAATGGAGATCCCTCGGCCGGGGGTCCTCTGTTTTGGGCTCATTATTCTTATCTGGGCTTTAATCCCAAAATAAGTAGCGATCGTTATGCTAATTACTGGGATATTAATGTGGCTCATACCTTGATGAATAGGGGCTATTGTGTGCAGAATCCGAAAGGATATAAAGGGTATGGTGAAGATCTCTGGGGACTGACAGCCTGTTATTCCATTAAAGGTTATCAACGATGGTTGGATAATGGCGGACGTGGACATCATGATTTAGAGGCGGACGCGTTGTATATGGGATATGCGGCACATTCGCCCGACCGGGATTATGGAATCATAGCACCCACAGCTGCATTGTCTTCTTTCCCTTATGCGCCGGAAGCCTGTATGAAGGTGGCTAAAAATATCTATTTCAAGCTTGGGGAAAAAGCTTTTGGGAAATATGGTCCCTATGATGCTTTTAGTGTAGAGGAAGATTGGTTCCCGGAAACGTATCTGGCCATTGATCAAGGTCCTATTGTTTGTATGATAGAGAATTATCGTACCGGGTTTTTATGGGATTTGTTCATGGGAAATAATGAAATAAAACAAGGATTAAGTCTATTGGAGTTTAATATCAGCCATTGA
- a CDS encoding family 43 glycosylhydrolase: MNKLITIFSLCKKTPNTALFSFLKQSFTISKLLGFKNIDGLVFEAFLSKTGKAVIFLQPLFISLISFAVSAQYQADTYCNPINVDYTYMIYDSHKDKSYRSGADPAVVEFKGEYYMFVTRSLGYWHSSDLQNWHFITPQRWYFQGCNAPAAHNYKDSVLYVTGDPSGQMSLLYTDDPQKGDWKIVPAILSGLQDPDFFIDDDDKAYIFWGSSNTFPIRGKRLQKNHRFIAEEETTELFGLHGDMHGWERFGENHTDTVIPGYMEGAWLTKHKGTYYMMYAAPGTEFNVYADGVYTASDPMGPYTYQPHNPVVYKPGGFMNGAGHGSVVQATTGSYWHFGSVSVSINERWERRLCMHPLYYDEDGLMYSNTRFGDYPHYAPHAKENAGMFRGWMLLSYGKPVSSSTEKDKANIIDENVKTFWLSESNSGGEWLTIDLERPMDINALQVNFHDYQSNMYGRYPNLRHRYTMEASLDGVHWEMLVDKSNSYKDSPNDYVELPTAHNARYVRYTNIEVPTPYLAISDFRVFGNGNGKRPSRVENFQVNRYKDRRDAFITWSAVKGAQGYNICWGIAPDKLYNSWMIYGKNEHLMKSLDVDKTYFFSIEAFNENGVSKQIKAIKIN; encoded by the coding sequence ATGAACAAACTTATAACAATATTTAGTCTTTGCAAGAAAACTCCAAATACTGCGTTATTCTCATTTTTGAAACAGTCATTTACAATCAGTAAACTCCTTGGTTTCAAAAATATCGATGGCCTTGTCTTTGAAGCTTTCTTATCCAAGACAGGAAAAGCAGTAATTTTCTTGCAGCCACTATTTATATCGCTCATCAGTTTTGCGGTATCCGCACAATACCAGGCAGATACTTATTGTAATCCTATAAATGTCGATTATACTTATATGATTTATGATTCCCACAAAGATAAATCATACCGATCAGGAGCAGATCCTGCGGTGGTCGAGTTTAAGGGAGAATATTATATGTTTGTGACCCGCTCTCTGGGATATTGGCATTCTAGTGATCTACAGAATTGGCATTTTATAACTCCTCAACGGTGGTATTTTCAGGGATGTAATGCCCCGGCAGCACACAATTATAAAGATTCGGTACTCTATGTCACAGGTGACCCTTCAGGACAAATGAGTCTGTTGTATACCGATGATCCACAAAAAGGGGATTGGAAAATTGTTCCGGCCATCTTAAGTGGATTGCAAGACCCAGATTTCTTTATAGACGATGATGATAAGGCTTATATCTTTTGGGGCTCTTCCAATACATTTCCCATTAGGGGAAAAAGGCTTCAGAAAAACCATCGTTTTATTGCCGAAGAAGAGACCACAGAACTGTTTGGCTTACATGGAGATATGCATGGGTGGGAGCGTTTTGGTGAAAATCATACAGATACTGTTATCCCCGGTTATATGGAAGGAGCTTGGTTAACAAAGCATAAGGGTACTTATTACATGATGTATGCTGCGCCAGGTACAGAATTCAATGTGTATGCCGATGGTGTTTATACGGCCAGTGATCCCATGGGGCCTTATACCTATCAGCCACATAATCCGGTGGTGTATAAACCGGGAGGTTTTATGAATGGAGCAGGGCATGGTAGTGTTGTTCAGGCTACGACAGGATCGTACTGGCATTTTGGCTCTGTCTCAGTATCTATCAACGAACGTTGGGAACGCCGGCTTTGCATGCATCCCCTCTATTATGATGAGGATGGACTGATGTACAGCAATACACGCTTTGGTGATTATCCACATTATGCACCTCATGCTAAGGAAAATGCAGGAATGTTTCGAGGATGGATGCTTCTGTCCTACGGTAAACCTGTTTCTTCTTCCACCGAAAAAGACAAGGCGAACATCATTGATGAAAATGTTAAAACATTTTGGCTTTCAGAAAGCAATAGTGGAGGAGAGTGGCTCACAATAGATTTGGAAAGACCAATGGATATTAATGCGCTGCAGGTGAATTTTCACGACTATCAATCAAATATGTATGGTAGGTATCCGAATCTAAGACATCGTTATACGATGGAGGCATCATTAGACGGGGTTCATTGGGAAATGTTGGTAGATAAATCCAATTCCTATAAGGATAGTCCTAATGATTATGTGGAGCTTCCTACAGCGCACAATGCCAGGTATGTACGATATACAAATATAGAGGTGCCAACGCCTTATTTGGCAATTTCGGACTTTAGAGTGTTTGGTAATGGTAATGGAAAGAGACCTTCAAGAGTTGAAAATTTTCAAGTTAATAGATACAAGGACAGGAGAGATGCCTTTATTACATGGAGTGCTGTTAAGGGCGCACAGGGTTATAATATATGCTGGGGTATTGCGCCAGATAAATTGTATAACTCATGGATGATATATGGTAAAAATGAGCATCTTATGAAGTCATTGGATGTGGATAAGACTTATTTTTTTAGTATTGAGGCCTTTAACGAGAATGGGGTGTCTAAACAAATTAAAGCGATAAAAATTAATTAG
- a CDS encoding glucoamylase family protein, translating to MDRILLVILSLGIAVASCNSDDSISENNSKELGLTYVYIGDVELSTSLDNKDVKTDQVIEIRFDKSVDVVSVEGNIRLMDATGQDLYLEYSFLNENKLLKVHHETLHENAYYRLVLSDELQSFDGAFFGGLEFSFLTFSSPLIMKAMEMDSVKLNPLHVIKDVSRDPSIVFKFNSSIAANDLADYLSFSTNNLPVGYHLTQVDDKTVSFSANQKLMGYKKYQLRIASDIESRIGKSYEGLDFSFYTALDSTYKFPEISDDELLTKIQAQTFKYFWDFAHPVSGLIRERNSSGETVTSGGSGFGLMAMVVGMERGFISRSEGVEQLHTIIDFLGEADRFHGAWPHWLNGTTGKVIPFSQKDDGGDLVETSFVAAGLLTVRQYLDSTVTNENSLIAKINDLMDGIQWDWYTRGGQNVLYWHWSPNYNWDMNMQIKGYNEALLSYVMAASSQTHSIAAEVYHQGWANNGAIVNGESYYDMQLPLGTAMGGPLFLAHYSFLGLDPRNLSDTYANYWDQNRSHTLINRAYCLENPQGYVSYSQDCWGITASDNQSGYSAHSPTNDRGVISPTAAISSLPYTPEESMQAIRFFYYMMGDQLWGAYGFYDAFNVTEDWVADSYLAIDQGPMIIMIENYRTGLLWDLFMSCPEVQEGLTKLGFSY from the coding sequence ATGGATCGTATTCTATTGGTTATATTGTCTTTGGGTATTGCTGTGGCCTCATGTAACAGCGATGATTCTATTTCGGAAAATAATTCGAAAGAACTAGGACTTACTTATGTTTATATAGGCGATGTGGAATTAAGTACATCCCTCGATAATAAGGATGTTAAAACGGATCAGGTAATAGAGATTCGTTTTGATAAATCGGTGGATGTGGTTTCTGTTGAAGGGAATATTCGATTGATGGATGCTACCGGTCAAGACCTTTATCTTGAATACTCTTTTTTGAATGAGAACAAGCTGCTTAAAGTTCATCATGAAACATTGCATGAGAATGCCTACTATCGTCTCGTGCTCTCAGATGAACTGCAAAGTTTTGATGGTGCATTTTTTGGAGGCCTGGAATTTTCTTTTTTAACTTTTTCTTCGCCCTTGATAATGAAAGCAATGGAGATGGATAGTGTGAAGTTAAATCCGTTGCATGTTATTAAGGATGTGTCTCGGGATCCATCTATTGTGTTTAAGTTTAATAGTTCCATTGCTGCAAATGATTTGGCGGATTATTTATCTTTTTCTACAAATAATTTACCTGTTGGTTATCATTTGACACAGGTAGATGATAAAACAGTTTCTTTTTCTGCAAATCAAAAGCTGATGGGGTATAAAAAGTATCAGTTGCGTATTGCTTCGGATATAGAAAGCCGGATTGGTAAATCATATGAAGGCTTGGATTTTAGTTTTTATACCGCGCTTGATTCTACCTATAAATTTCCAGAGATAAGCGATGACGAGCTCTTAACGAAAATACAGGCTCAGACATTTAAATATTTTTGGGATTTTGCGCATCCTGTGAGCGGATTGATAAGGGAGCGGAACTCTTCAGGAGAGACCGTGACTTCAGGTGGTTCTGGCTTTGGTCTTATGGCTATGGTGGTAGGTATGGAGCGTGGTTTTATTAGTCGCTCTGAGGGTGTTGAACAGTTACATACTATCATTGATTTTTTAGGGGAGGCAGATCGTTTTCATGGTGCATGGCCACATTGGTTGAATGGGACAACGGGCAAGGTCATCCCTTTTAGTCAGAAAGATGATGGAGGTGATTTAGTGGAAACGTCTTTTGTGGCAGCTGGTTTATTGACTGTTCGTCAATATCTGGATTCGACCGTAACCAATGAGAATAGTCTGATTGCTAAGATCAATGATTTAATGGATGGTATTCAGTGGGATTGGTATACACGAGGAGGTCAGAACGTGTTGTATTGGCATTGGTCGCCGAACTACAACTGGGATATGAATATGCAGATAAAGGGTTATAACGAAGCGTTGCTAAGTTATGTGATGGCGGCATCGTCTCAAACGCATTCTATAGCTGCTGAGGTATATCATCAAGGATGGGCCAATAATGGAGCTATTGTAAATGGAGAAAGCTATTATGACATGCAGTTACCACTTGGCACAGCAATGGGGGGGCCATTGTTTTTGGCACATTATTCGTTCTTGGGTCTCGATCCTCGTAATTTATCTGATACATACGCCAACTACTGGGATCAAAATAGAAGTCATACATTGATCAATCGAGCATATTGTTTAGAAAACCCCCAAGGTTATGTGAGTTATAGTCAAGATTGTTGGGGAATCACAGCAAGTGATAATCAATCGGGATACTCGGCCCATTCACCAACCAACGATAGGGGTGTTATTTCGCCCACAGCAGCGATTTCCTCCTTGCCTTATACACCTGAAGAATCCATGCAAGCCATCCGTTTCTTCTATTATATGATGGGGGATCAACTTTGGGGAGCATATGGTTTTTATGATGCGTTTAATGTAACAGAGGATTGGGTTGCAGACTCTTATTTGGCCATCGATCAAGGCCCTATGATCATCATGATTGAGAATTATCGAACAGGATTACTGTGGGATCTTTTTATGTCGTGTCCTGAAGTACAGGAGGGCTTAACAAAACTGGGATTCTCCTATTGA
- a CDS encoding LamG domain-containing protein — translation MKIYYNLILFVLSMFLLSACDQDYIDGISKVNLGSDESAPQITVHFPPEGYELQTNDAVGSINFDFEVRDDIEISSISLKVDGAEIKSYVDFKDYRIVFENYLYNKVTTGMHVLSVLATDAEGQTSTLDVNFAKAPPYVPQYEGEMFYMPFNNEFKDMLSLSDATIVGNPGFGTGIQGGSAYMGAADSYLTFPSDGLAAGDEFSASFWLKIDAQDTRAGILSMAPASPDSPSDKASGFGFFREGSADSQKFVLLVGNGSNATWFNPGAAATIDPAVDNGWIHFAISISASEAAFYMNGVQVSQGALSGFNWTDVGALSIMSGEPNFSGWDHKVEKGGMDELRLFNKALTPDEVRTIMLKEQAGFYMDFNGDYKEALSGDEATVIGNPSFNYGGGIHGDAYLGAADSYLTFPSAELISGDEFGASFWLKIDASDTRASILSIAPANPLSPSDKASGFGFLREGDETSQKFLLLVGNGVNATWFNPGLPATIDPTTETDWIHFAISISPTEAAFYMDGEQVSQGALTGFNWSDVGDLSIMSGEPNFSGWEHKTDKGQMDDLYLFNKALTPEEVRLLRNDGL, via the coding sequence ATGAAGATATACTATAATTTAATATTATTTGTACTGAGCATGTTTTTACTCAGTGCTTGCGATCAGGATTACATAGACGGAATATCGAAAGTGAATCTAGGATCTGATGAATCCGCCCCACAAATCACTGTTCATTTTCCACCCGAAGGTTATGAGTTGCAAACAAATGATGCGGTGGGAAGTATTAATTTTGATTTTGAAGTACGCGACGATATTGAGATCTCTTCCATTTCTTTAAAAGTGGATGGGGCTGAAATAAAAAGCTATGTTGATTTTAAGGATTATCGGATCGTATTTGAAAACTATCTCTATAATAAGGTAACTACAGGTATGCATGTTTTGTCGGTGCTTGCCACGGATGCCGAAGGGCAAACAAGTACTTTGGATGTGAATTTTGCCAAAGCACCTCCCTATGTGCCACAATACGAAGGAGAGATGTTTTACATGCCGTTTAATAATGAATTTAAAGATATGCTTAGCCTTTCTGATGCAACAATAGTGGGAAATCCCGGTTTTGGAACAGGGATTCAGGGAGGTAGTGCCTATATGGGTGCTGCAGATTCTTACTTGACTTTTCCTTCTGATGGGCTTGCCGCGGGAGATGAGTTCAGTGCCAGTTTCTGGCTGAAGATTGACGCGCAAGATACCCGGGCAGGTATTTTGTCTATGGCTCCGGCTTCGCCTGATAGTCCATCGGACAAAGCGAGTGGTTTTGGATTTTTTAGAGAGGGAAGTGCCGATAGTCAGAAGTTTGTGCTGTTGGTTGGAAACGGAAGCAATGCTACCTGGTTTAATCCAGGTGCTGCAGCTACTATTGACCCAGCTGTGGATAATGGATGGATTCATTTTGCCATCTCTATTTCTGCATCTGAGGCAGCCTTCTACATGAATGGGGTTCAGGTTAGTCAGGGAGCCTTGTCTGGATTCAACTGGACTGATGTGGGAGCGCTTTCCATCATGTCTGGTGAGCCTAATTTTTCAGGTTGGGATCACAAGGTGGAAAAGGGTGGAATGGATGAGCTGAGACTTTTTAATAAGGCTCTTACGCCGGATGAAGTTCGAACTATTATGTTGAAAGAACAGGCTGGTTTTTACATGGACTTTAACGGTGATTATAAGGAAGCCTTGAGTGGAGATGAAGCTACTGTTATTGGTAATCCAAGTTTTAACTATGGAGGGGGTATTCATGGTGATGCTTACCTGGGTGCTGCTGATTCCTACCTTACTTTTCCGTCTGCTGAACTGATTTCTGGAGATGAATTTGGGGCTAGTTTCTGGTTGAAAATAGATGCTTCAGATACGCGGGCAAGTATTCTTTCTATTGCGCCAGCGAATCCACTTAGTCCGTCTGATAAAGCGAGCGGTTTTGGTTTTCTGAGGGAAGGTGACGAAACCAGTCAGAAGTTTCTGCTTTTAGTAGGAAATGGAGTAAATGCCACATGGTTTAATCCTGGCTTGCCTGCAACCATTGATCCAACCACGGAAACAGACTGGATTCATTTTGCCATTTCAATTTCGCCTACAGAAGCTGCTTTTTATATGGATGGAGAGCAGGTTAGTCAGGGGGCACTTACTGGCTTTAACTGGTCCGATGTAGGTGATCTTTCTATCATGTCTGGCGAGCCAAATTTTTCGGGATGGGAGCACAAAACAGACAAGGGTCAAATGGATGATTTATATCTGTTTAATAAAGCACTTACGCCTGAGGAGGTTAGGTTATTGAGGAATGATGGGTTGTAG